GGCCGGCGACGTCGTAAACCGTTACGTTCGCGGGGGCCGAGACGCCGTCGAACGTTATCCCGGCGGCGGAGCTCGAGCCGTAGGCGAACGGGTTGGGGAAAACGGCCCAGGGCCGCTTCCGAGGCTTCGTCCCGGCCGAAAAGGAGTCTTCCCCCACGCCGATGTAGTCGGAGCGCGCGAGGTGGCCCGCGGTCGCCGCCGCGGCCTTCGCCACCCGCGCGGCAAGGGCGACGTTCAATTTATCCACCGTATCGTCCGCGGTGTGATAGTAGGGGTACGCCGGGTTGGAATTGTACCCCGGGCCGCCCTCGAACAGGCCTATGGACTCGTAATTGGCCTCCCAAAAAGAACAATGGTCGCCCGGGCCGCCGTAGAGGTGGTAATCGAATAACAACTCGACGCCGTAGAGCTTGCCGACCGCGGCTATGTAATCGCCGAGCCATATCGACGGGCCGTCCACCCTCACGATGACGTCGTCGCGCCGGCCGCCGTCCTCGTCGTACCCGACCATATCCAATATGACCGCGGCGACGATATTATCGTCCCTCGCGGACGCCTCCTCGACGAACGCGCGGCTGCCGATACGGCTCTGCTCCCCGCCGCCGAAGAGGACGAACCTCAACGTACGCCCGACGTCGACGTTGCGGAAGGCCGCGGCCGCGGCGAGGACGCAGCTCACGCCCGAAGCGTTGGCATCCGCGCCGGGCGCGCCGTCCGCGGGCCGGTCGGAGGCCGAGTCGTAGCTCGCCCCCAAGAGGACGACCTCGTCCGGGGCGACGGAACCGCGGCTCTCGGCGACCACGTTCTCCCAATACATATCCAACCGGTCGCGAATCCTCTCGAAGGTCCGGCCTCCGTCGCCGGTTATATACAACTCGCGGCCGAAGAGGTCGACCAATAGGCCGTGGTCGGCGTCGCCGAAACTTATATTACCCCAAAAAATTTCGGGAGTGTCGGGGAGCGGAAGCCACGTCCGGCCGGAGTCGTCGGTTCTGTATATTACGCCGTCGCCGGCGGCGTAACCCACGGCCGCGTCGACGAAGGTGACGGTAGTCAAAACCGCCGCCGACGCCATTTCCGCGTACGACCAGTTCAGGCCGCCGTCGTCAGTGTATATAAGCCGTGGGGCGCCGTACGCCGCCCAGGCGACGTCGCCGTCAATCGCGACGAACGACCGCACGTCCGCCGGCGGAAC
The genomic region above belongs to bacterium and contains:
- a CDS encoding M28 family peptidase, producing MALKHLKFLILLCSACGVFAPALGDEPPPTARDAAINNALGSVTADALGAYIQTLQNYKSRYSYMPGCDEARDYIMGLLAGFGYQTRVQEFEGPYLKKVDWGDGDKTAWVLTAGSTLYNSEDGGASWRRQVPAAPGYVYDAYFVDAAVGYAASGGASVAKTQDGGRTWETVHVAKATSDPLRSVFFVNRDVGWAAGDRGVSPYIYHTVDGGTSWSVQALPPYGCPHVIAFGDVEKGWAVPNWYEDNVILRTEDGGAKWGIQDFPVPPADVRSFVAIDGDVAWAAYGAPRLIYTDDGGLNWSYAEMASAAVLTTVTFVDAAVGYAAGDGVIYRTDDSGRTWLPLPDTPEIFWGNISFGDADHGLLVDLFGRELYITGDGGRTFERIRDRLDMYWENVVAESRGSVAPDEVVLLGASYDSASDRPADGAPGADANASGVSCVLAAAAAFRNVDVGRTLRFVLFGGGEQSRIGSRAFVEEASARDDNIVAAVILDMVGYDEDGGRRDDVIVRVDGPSIWLGDYIAAVGKLYGVELLFDYHLYGGPGDHCSFWEANYESIGLFEGGPGYNSNPAYPYYHTADDTVDKLNVALAARVAKAAAATAGHLARSDYIGVGEDSFSAGTKPRKRPWAVFPNPFAYGSSSAAGITFDGVSAPANVTVYDVAGRKVARAEIPPGVERFVWWPGRRDGAPLAPGVYVYRVAGEGQREVGKLVVVGP